In Micromonospora sp. WMMA1363, a genomic segment contains:
- a CDS encoding IS701 family transposase: MVGSWDAGLEELFFRFAHRFERVEPRRRAWAYVRGLLAPLERRNGWTLAEQAGHVSPDGLQGMLCSAAWDRDAVRDDVRDYVVDQIGDAAGVLIADETGFVKKGRASAGVQRQYSGTAGKTENCQIGTFLCYATPRGRALIDRELYLPKSWTGDRDRCRRSAIPDAVGFATKPQQAQAMLERAVTAGVPFSWFTADEAYGQNPGLRGWLEDRDIAYVMATRRDDRVPSGLHTTTGVDELIGRVRAGAWQRLSCGDGAHGPRRYDWARLPIRRTFAHGRRGWVLARRSITDPGDIAYYVCFGPRGTRLRDLVRVAGSRWSVEESFQTAKNEVGLDQYQVRRYDAWYAHITLAMAAAAFLVVTRALEAAKGAPPQTSAARSR; encoded by the coding sequence GTGGTCGGGTCGTGGGATGCCGGGTTGGAGGAGTTGTTCTTCCGGTTCGCGCATCGGTTTGAGCGGGTGGAGCCGCGGCGGCGGGCATGGGCGTATGTGCGGGGGCTACTGGCACCGTTGGAGCGGCGTAACGGCTGGACCCTCGCGGAGCAGGCTGGGCATGTGTCGCCGGACGGGTTGCAGGGCATGTTGTGCAGCGCGGCGTGGGACCGGGACGCGGTCCGCGATGACGTGCGCGATTACGTGGTGGACCAGATCGGCGATGCGGCCGGGGTGCTCATCGCTGACGAGACGGGGTTCGTCAAGAAGGGCCGTGCGTCGGCGGGGGTCCAACGGCAGTATTCGGGTACGGCGGGCAAGACCGAGAACTGCCAGATCGGCACGTTCCTGTGCTACGCCACGCCGCGGGGTCGGGCGTTGATCGATCGGGAGTTGTACCTGCCGAAGTCGTGGACCGGTGATCGGGACCGGTGCCGGCGCTCGGCGATCCCGGACGCCGTCGGGTTCGCGACCAAGCCGCAGCAGGCGCAGGCCATGCTGGAGCGGGCGGTCACCGCGGGGGTGCCGTTTTCGTGGTTCACGGCCGATGAGGCCTACGGGCAGAACCCTGGCCTGCGGGGCTGGTTGGAGGATCGGGACATCGCGTACGTGATGGCCACCCGACGCGACGATCGGGTGCCCTCCGGGCTGCACACCACCACCGGTGTCGACGAGCTGATCGGCAGGGTGCGTGCGGGCGCGTGGCAACGACTGTCGTGTGGTGACGGCGCGCACGGGCCGCGCCGCTACGACTGGGCTCGGCTGCCGATCCGCCGCACCTTTGCCCACGGCCGCCGCGGCTGGGTCCTGGCCCGACGCTCGATCACGGATCCCGGCGACATCGCCTACTACGTCTGCTTCGGCCCCCGCGGCACCCGACTACGCGACCTGGTGCGGGTCGCCGGTAGCCGTTGGTCGGTGGAGGAATCGTTCCAGACCGCGAAGAACGAGGTCGGCCTGGACCAGTACCAGGTCCGCCGCTACGACGCCTGGTACGCCCACATCACCCTCGCGATGGCCGCCGCCGCGTTCCTCGTCGTCACCCGCGCCCTCGAAGCCGCAAAGGGGGCACCACCGCAAACGAGCGCAGCCAGATCCCGCTGA
- a CDS encoding MerR family transcriptional regulator, translating to MTNDTLSAGAVARRLGVAVTTLRTWHQRYGLGPSEHIRGHHRRYTPTDLTRLEIMRRLTTEGIAPAEAARWAREAPDAVPSSPEARPRIRAAGTRDGGGTAIPVGRAGAAARGLARAAMRLDSVVISETIARAIRTEGVVSTWDGLLRPVLVGIGQRHAATAGLIEVEHLVSRCVSEAFAAVARAHASVDVPRIMLSCADEEQHSLPLEALGAALAEARVAYRMLGARVPVEALVDAVNRTGPAAVVIWSHTRISAEPGQLGVLLAAPRRPLMVLAAGPGWRADTLPAGVVRPANLAEAVSLAVAVRDSLDRSVPE from the coding sequence GTGACGAATGACACCCTGAGCGCGGGAGCCGTCGCCCGGCGGCTGGGGGTCGCGGTGACGACCCTGCGCACCTGGCACCAACGCTACGGGCTTGGGCCGAGCGAACACATCCGCGGACACCACCGCCGGTACACGCCTACCGACCTCACCCGCCTGGAGATCATGCGGCGGCTCACCACGGAGGGGATCGCTCCGGCCGAGGCCGCCCGCTGGGCACGCGAGGCCCCCGACGCGGTGCCATCGTCGCCGGAAGCCCGCCCCCGGATCCGCGCCGCCGGCACCCGTGACGGCGGCGGCACGGCCATCCCGGTGGGTCGGGCCGGGGCGGCGGCCCGCGGGTTGGCCCGTGCCGCGATGCGGCTGGACTCGGTCGTGATCAGCGAGACGATCGCCCGCGCGATCCGGACCGAGGGGGTGGTGTCCACCTGGGACGGCCTACTCCGCCCGGTTCTCGTCGGGATCGGCCAGCGGCACGCCGCCACCGCCGGCCTGATCGAGGTCGAGCACCTGGTGTCCCGGTGCGTCTCCGAGGCGTTCGCCGCCGTCGCCCGCGCGCACGCGTCCGTCGACGTCCCACGCATCATGCTCTCCTGCGCCGACGAGGAGCAGCACAGCCTTCCGTTGGAAGCGCTCGGCGCGGCGTTGGCCGAGGCGAGGGTCGCGTACCGGATGCTCGGGGCCCGGGTGCCGGTGGAGGCCCTGGTGGATGCGGTCAACCGCACCGGCCCGGCCGCCGTGGTGATCTGGTCACACACCCGGATTTCCGCCGAACCCGGGCAGCTCGGGGTGCTGCTGGCCGCCCCCCGCCGGCCGCTGATGGTGCTCGCCGCCGGGCCGGGGTGGCGGGCCGACACCCTTCCCGCCGGGGTGGTGCGACCGGCCAACCTCGCCGAGGCGGTCTCCCTCGCGGTGGCCGTCCGCGACTCGCTGGACCGGTCGGTCCCTGAGTAA
- the crtI gene encoding phytoene desaturase family protein — protein sequence MRTVHGRTDRVVVVGAGLGGLACALHLAGNGRQVTVLEREPVPGGRAGRLSIDGYEFDTGPTVLTMPDLIAEALGAVGEELGDWLDLTPLDPAYRAYYPDGSTLDVITDTTRMAAEIAHVCGPREADGYLRFVDYARELWRLERADFIERNLDAPTDLLTGGLLRLLTIGAFRRLQTKINQFFRDPRTQRIFSFQAMYAGLAPHDALAIYAVIAYLDSVAGVFFPRGGIHAVSRAMAGAAEKHGVQIRYGTTVTGVETAGDRATGVRTTTGEFVPADAVVLNPDLPVAYRDLLPPARPRRLTYSPSCVVLHVGSTQGYGKIAHHNIQFGRSWRGTFDEVIRRGELMSDPSLLVTNPSRTDPSVAPAGRHTYYVLAPAPNLDRAPLGWRDGLAARYAERLVGTLEERGYVGFRDGIEVLRTVTPADWAEQGMAAGTPFAAAHSLRQTGPFRPSNLHRGLENVVFVGSGTQPGVGVPMVLISGKLAAARITGNQR from the coding sequence GTGCGCACCGTGCACGGACGTACCGACCGGGTCGTGGTGGTCGGCGCCGGTCTCGGCGGGCTGGCCTGCGCGCTGCACCTGGCGGGCAACGGCCGCCAGGTGACGGTGCTGGAACGCGAACCGGTGCCCGGCGGCCGGGCCGGGCGGCTCAGCATCGACGGGTATGAGTTCGACACCGGCCCGACCGTGCTCACCATGCCCGACCTGATCGCCGAGGCGCTCGGCGCCGTCGGCGAGGAACTGGGCGACTGGCTCGACCTGACGCCGCTCGACCCCGCGTACCGGGCGTACTACCCGGACGGCTCGACGCTCGACGTCATCACCGACACCACGCGGATGGCGGCCGAGATCGCACACGTCTGCGGCCCCCGCGAGGCTGACGGCTACCTGCGCTTCGTGGACTACGCACGCGAGCTGTGGCGGCTGGAACGGGCCGACTTCATCGAGCGTAACCTCGACGCCCCGACCGACCTGCTCACCGGCGGTCTGCTGAGGTTGCTCACGATCGGCGCGTTCCGGCGGCTCCAGACGAAGATCAACCAGTTCTTTCGGGACCCGCGCACCCAGCGGATCTTCTCCTTCCAAGCCATGTACGCCGGACTCGCCCCGCACGACGCGCTGGCCATCTACGCGGTCATCGCGTACCTCGACTCGGTGGCTGGGGTCTTCTTCCCGCGCGGCGGAATCCACGCGGTATCCCGCGCGATGGCCGGCGCGGCCGAGAAGCACGGCGTGCAGATCCGCTACGGGACGACGGTGACCGGGGTGGAGACCGCCGGTGACCGCGCGACCGGCGTCCGGACCACGACGGGCGAGTTCGTCCCGGCCGACGCGGTGGTGCTCAACCCGGACCTGCCGGTGGCCTACCGTGATCTGCTCCCGCCGGCCCGGCCGCGCCGGCTGACATACTCGCCGTCCTGCGTGGTCCTGCACGTCGGGTCCACCCAGGGCTATGGGAAGATCGCTCACCACAACATCCAGTTCGGACGATCCTGGAGGGGTACCTTCGACGAGGTCATCCGGCGTGGTGAATTGATGAGCGATCCGTCGTTGCTGGTAACCAACCCGAGCCGGACCGACCCGTCGGTGGCCCCGGCCGGCCGGCACACCTACTACGTGTTGGCCCCGGCGCCGAACCTCGACCGGGCGCCACTCGGCTGGCGAGACGGGCTCGCCGCTCGCTACGCCGAGCGGCTGGTGGGGACGCTGGAGGAGCGTGGCTACGTGGGCTTCCGCGACGGCATCGAGGTGTTGCGCACGGTCACCCCGGCGGACTGGGCGGAGCAGGGGATGGCCGCCGGCACACCCTTCGCCGCCGCGCACAGCCTCCGCCAGACCGGGCCGTTCCGCCCGTCCAACCTGCACCGTGGTTTGGAAAACGTGGTTTTCGTCGGCTCCGGCACCCAGCCTGGTGTCGGGGTGCCGATGGTGCTGATCTCCGGCAAGCTGGCCGCCGCCCGGATCACCGGAAACCAGCGGTGA
- a CDS encoding polysaccharide deacetylase family protein, which yields MRARALLASVLALALLAAGCGDDDTRRLRSAGPPSPVASGALPADPAPAATPRPTHDTPTATPLRPLPTAPPAGLRRTTGVHGVALTFDDGPSPVWTPKVLDRLGAAGVTATFCVVGAQVRRHPDLVRRIVREGHQLCNHSWQHDIDLGRRPVAEIRADLLRTQRAIRAAVPDAQVPFYRQPGGRWTPEVVRVARGLGMRSLHWSVDPRDWGKPPAETISKRVHTAARPGAVVLLHDGGGDRSATLAACPGLIADLKTRYGVVGLR from the coding sequence ATGCGCGCACGCGCTCTCCTCGCGTCCGTCCTGGCCCTGGCCCTGCTCGCCGCCGGCTGCGGCGACGACGACACCCGGCGGCTGCGGTCCGCCGGCCCGCCCAGCCCGGTCGCCTCCGGCGCCCTCCCGGCCGACCCGGCCCCGGCCGCAACGCCCCGACCCACCCACGACACTCCGACGGCCACCCCGCTCCGGCCGCTGCCGACGGCCCCGCCCGCCGGTCTGCGCCGGACCACCGGCGTGCACGGCGTGGCGCTGACCTTCGACGACGGGCCCAGCCCGGTCTGGACCCCGAAGGTGCTCGACCGCCTGGGCGCCGCCGGCGTCACCGCCACCTTCTGCGTGGTGGGTGCGCAGGTCCGTCGCCACCCGGACCTGGTCCGCCGGATCGTGCGGGAGGGCCATCAGCTCTGCAACCACAGCTGGCAGCACGATATCGATCTGGGCCGCCGGCCGGTGGCCGAGATCCGGGCCGACCTGCTCCGCACCCAGCGGGCGATTCGGGCGGCCGTCCCGGATGCGCAGGTGCCCTTCTACCGGCAGCCCGGCGGGCGCTGGACACCCGAGGTCGTACGGGTGGCCCGGGGGCTGGGCATGCGCTCGCTGCACTGGAGCGTCGACCCGCGGGACTGGGGCAAGCCGCCAGCCGAGACGATCAGCAAACGGGTACACACCGCCGCCAGGCCCGGCGCGGTCGTCCTGCTGCACGACGGGGGCGGCGACCGGTCGGCGACCCTGGCCGCCTGTCCTGGTCTGATCGCCGACCTGAAGACCCGGTACGGCGTCGTCGGGCTCCGCTGA